GGTCTTGTGGAACAATGGTTAGAAGTTGAAGCACATAATTTCCACCCATCAGCATACAATTTGACCTGTCATGTTTTGTGTCCTACACTACTAGGTGGCAGCTCTCCAGATCCAAAGGTAATTGAAGAAAGTGAAGCAAAGTTGGTGAAGGTGTTCAACATTTATGAAGAGAGGCTATCAAAGAACAAGTATTTGGCTGGTGATTTTTTCAGCCTTGCTGATATAAGTCACCTTCCATTTATGGATTACGTTGTTAACAATATGGGGAAAGATTATTTGATAAAGGATAAGAAGCATGTTAGTGCTTGGTGGAATGATATAAGTAGTAGACCATCATGGAACAAAGTTCTTGAGTTATATAAACCTCCAATTTAAGTGTATCTTTGGATTGACAATAAGATTTGtttttaggaaaaataatagtaataaagaATAAATGTGGCTTTAGCTCAAGGGCAGTGAGGGATTTTGGCCACTATTTGTTACTTCTATCCTTTTAGTTTTAGTTTAGTTGTGTTGAATTTGAGTATGCTTATGTTTTTC
Above is a genomic segment from Medicago truncatula cultivar Jemalong A17 chromosome 5, MtrunA17r5.0-ANR, whole genome shotgun sequence containing:
- the LOC11427321 gene encoding glutathione S-transferase F9 encodes the protein MVVKVYGPHCASAKRVLVCLVEKKIEFEVVPVNVLEGEHKDPEYLKLQPFGTVPVIKDGDYTLYESRAIMRYYAEKYRSQGVELLGKTIEEKGLVEQWLEVEAHNFHPSAYNLTCHVLCPTLLGGSSPDPKVIEESEAKLVKVFNIYEERLSKNKYLAGDFFSLADISHLPFMDYVVNNMGKDYLIKDKKHVSAWWNDISSRPSWNKVLELYKPPI